ATCCATAACCCTGAAACCAGGCGCTGAAAATAAACTACGAAAGATCTTGTCGTAGTTAACTCCGATAAGTATAGTCGCAGTCGTTGGCCACTGAGGGCCTTTAGCGGAGTAGAACCATGCAACAGAAGATCCTGATCCTTGGCGCCGGCTTCGCCGGTATGTGGGCGGCCCTGAGCGCGGCAAGACTGGCGGCAATGCACGACCGCGAAGATATTGAAATTACCGTGCTGGCCCCTCAGCCGGAGCTGCGCGTTCGCCCACGTTTCTACGAAACCGAGGTAGCTTCGCTGGTCGCTCCGCTTCAGCCGCTGTTTGACGTCACCGGCGTGACCTTTGTAAAGGGTGAAGCCCAGCGCATCGACAGCGTAAATCAGTGCGTCTGGTACCGGGACGAGCAGGGCAGCAGCACGCCTCGCCAGTACGACCGTCTGGTCCTGGCGACGGGCAGCAACCTGAAACGCGATCTGATTAAAGGTGCGGCGAAACATGCTTTCGACCTCGACCAGCTCGAGAGCGCGCTGCGTCTTGAGCAGCATATCGCTGCATTAGCGCAACAGCCTGAGAGCGAGGCCCGTAATACCGTAGTCGTCTGTGGCGGTGGGTTTACCGGCATTGAGATGGCCACTGAACTGCCAGGCAGGCTTCGTGCCGTTCTCGGCGATAAGGCAGCGACTCGCGTTATTGTGGTTGAGCGGGGCGATAAAATCGGTGGGCGTTACAGCAGCGAGCTGCGGGATGTGATAGCCACGGCCAGCGAAGAACTTGATGTAGAGTGGCGTCTGAATGCCGAAGTCCATGAAGTTGATGCCGGTGGCATTGTTCTGGCCGACGGTGAACGCATTGCATCCAGTACCGTCATTCTGACAGCAGGCGTACAGGCAAGTCCGTTAACGGAGCAGATTAGCGCTCCGCGTGATAAACAGGGTCGCCTGCACGTGGATGCATTTTTGCGGGTGGAAGGGCAGCCAGCCATTTTTGCTACCGGCGACGTCGCGCGTGCCGAGACGGATGATTTGGGGAATCTGGCGCTGATGACCTGCCAGCATGCAATCATGCTCGGCCGTTTTGTTGGCTATAACGTTGCGGCAAGCCTCCTGGACGTGGCGCCTCTGCCATATCGACAGGTTAACTACGTCACCTGCCTCGATCTCGGCAACTGGGGCGCGGTGTTTACCGAGGGCTGGGAGCAGAAGGT
This region of Cedecea lapagei genomic DNA includes:
- a CDS encoding NAD(P)/FAD-dependent oxidoreductase, encoding MQQKILILGAGFAGMWAALSAARLAAMHDREDIEITVLAPQPELRVRPRFYETEVASLVAPLQPLFDVTGVTFVKGEAQRIDSVNQCVWYRDEQGSSTPRQYDRLVLATGSNLKRDLIKGAAKHAFDLDQLESALRLEQHIAALAQQPESEARNTVVVCGGGFTGIEMATELPGRLRAVLGDKAATRVIVVERGDKIGGRYSSELRDVIATASEELDVEWRLNAEVHEVDAGGIVLADGERIASSTVILTAGVQASPLTEQISAPRDKQGRLHVDAFLRVEGQPAIFATGDVARAETDDLGNLALMTCQHAIMLGRFVGYNVAASLLDVAPLPYRQVNYVTCLDLGNWGAVFTEGWEQKVTKVREEAKKIKLSITQELIYPPVADRKIAFETADPLAPFV